GTTTAACTCCTCTAAAGTTGTATGTATCCGCTCTGCCACCTCTTTGATCTGTGCTTCATCTCTGTAGGGATGTCGAGGCCAGAAAAACCCTTTAAGACCATCCCCCTTCTTTCTGGGGACAATATGTACATGTAGGTGAGGAACACTTTGGCTCACCTTGTTGTTGATGGCGATAAATGTACCCTCAGCACCCATCGCTTTCTCTACTGCAACGGATAGCGTTTTAATACGCATCAAAAAATCGGGTGCCCAGGGATGGATAAGTTCTTCGATACCCGTTATGTGTTGCCGGGGGATTAAAAGCACATGACCCCAAAAGAGCGGCCGGTTGTCGAGAAATGCCAGTGAGTAGTCGTTTTGCATTACAGTATAGCTGTGGGTTTTCTGTGAGATTATAGAACAGAATTTGCACCTTTGGGGGCTTGCGGTCATAGCGACCTCTCTTATAATTGTCTACAAATAGCACTCTTTGAAGCTATTTCTATTTTCCCTGCAATCTTTTCTCCAGTCCAAGAGCAGCGATCATCTTATCGTCAGCATCCAGCCCGGCTCCAGGAGTGGTAAGATATCCTCCCGATACATAGCCGTTTGCTCCTGCAAAGAAGATCATGCTCTGCAACGGACCAAGATTAACCTCTCTGCCACCACATACTTTTATCGTTTTTTGGGGCATAGCAAGGCGA
This portion of the Chitinispirillales bacterium ANBcel5 genome encodes:
- a CDS encoding HIT family protein, whose protein sequence is MTASPQRCKFCSIISQKTHSYTVMQNDYSLAFLDNRPLFWGHVLLIPRQHITGIEELIHPWAPDFLMRIKTLSVAVEKAMGAEGTFIAINNKVSQSVPHLHVHIVPRKKGDGLKGFFWPRHPYRDEAQIKEVAERIHTTLEELNGNFG